One window of Watersipora subatra chromosome 3, tzWatSuba1.1, whole genome shotgun sequence genomic DNA carries:
- the LOC137389859 gene encoding meiotic nuclear division protein 1 homolog encodes MSKRKGLSVEEKRTRMMEFFYEKKDFYQLKELEKLCQKEKGITSMSVKDILTSLVDDGMVDTDKIGTSVYFWAFPGKARQKSQKRLSDLKAKNAELMTKKRKLMELIEQESIGKEPSQERDQVIDALAKKTAERDSLVSEMKAYRENDPEVLEATKRETKTAHESANRWTDNIFSIKSWVKNKFGFDDSTIDKQFGLPDDLDYLD; translated from the exons ATG TCCAAAAGAAAAGGCTTGAGTGTTGAGGAAAAGAGGACTAGAATGATGGAGTTCTTTTACGAAAAG aaAGATTTCTACCAGCTGAAGGAGTTAGAGAAGTTGTGCCAAAAAGAAAAAGGGATTACATCTATGAGTGTCAAAGACATCCTCACAAGCCTTGTAGATGACGGAATGGTTGACACAGACAAAATTGGTACTAGCGTCTACTTTTGGGCATTCCCTGGAAAAGCTAGGCAAAAG AGCCAAAAACGGTTGAGTGATCTGAAAGCAAAGAATGCAGAGTTGATGACTAAAAAGCGAAAGTTGATGGAGCTCATTGAGCAGGAATCCATAGGAAAAGAACCTAG CCAAGAGAGAGACCAAGTGATCGATGCATTAGCAAAGAAGACTGCTGAGAGAGATAGTTTAGTCTCTGAGATGAAGGCTTATCGAGAGAATGACCCAGAGGTACTTGAAGCCACAAAGCGAGAGACAAAAACCGCTCACGAGTCAGCTAACCGGTGGACAG atAATATATTTTCGATAAAGTCCTGGgtcaaaaataaatttggttTTGATGACTCGACGATTGATAAGCAGTTTGGACTCCCTGATGATCTGGACTATTTAGATTAG
- the LOC137391083 gene encoding uncharacterized protein yields MEGGPYHLKTMTADGKVCKPSRKTFERQCKQLAEEIRAVQIKLADTKAQLNELYSRLHKLREERNAKFTEKSVVEDCVKDMSVNINKLTDNLSQLQSKLHYRDMQKLEDAIRTLQNHLDSRHFKHSEEKKIVAEIDKLNRSKKVVGVYLETQKELRELRTGQHGKRVDRDKLIKDIVAIRKQEEETRGKLTTIKSLESQLKTDAEELNQQKDLLKSEFTKHQQAFAVQKAALKQAELECRQKQQQAVARSATCRCLGEVNRVVDVTTQTPEMINCQKLIEFCERLSKALGDDRAAQRQKKKKISYTTDILAQFVSINVCPPMTVAQASTCLPVLQQKLTDLKQLHCTVITEEPVENESKNDPSVAAIPAIELETVPSSTEEIGHTDIASDDDDGILAEHPDDQSDRSSLSKQLSTASDEDTIESMKYKMNLLDSLFIIADQKAEDSSIA; encoded by the exons ATGGAGGGTGGACCATATCATCTTAAAACTATGACTGCTGATGGAAAGGTCTGCAAACCTTCAAGAAAAACTTTTGAACGTCAATGTAAACAGCTTGCGGAAGAAATTCGTgctgttcaaataaaattg GCTGACACTAAAGCACAGCTCAACGAACTATATTCCAGATTGCACAAATTACGAGAAGAAAGAAATGCTAAATTTACAGAAAAAAGTGTTGTTGAAGATTGTGTGAAAGACATGAGCGTTAACATAAATAAACTG ACAGACAACCTATCTCAGCTTCAGTCAAAGTTACACTACAGAGACATGCAAAAACTGGAGGATGCTATCAG GACCCTTCAGAATCATTTGGACAGTCGGCACTTCAAACATTCTGAAGAAAAGAAAATTGTGGCAGAAATTGATAAACTAAATCGATCAAAGAAGGTGGTTGG AGTGTATTTGGAAACGCAGAAGGAGTTAAGAGAGCTGCGTACTGGTCAGCACGGTAAACGAGTCGACAGGGATAAGTTAATAAAAGATATAGTTGCCATCCGCAAGCAAGAGGAAGAGACTCGCGGCAAGCTGACAACTATAAAGTCACTCGAGTCTCAACTGAAGACAG ATGCAGAAGAGCTGAACCAGCAGAAAGATCTGCTGAAGAGTGAGTTCACCAAGCACCAGCAGGCGTTTGCTGTCCAAAAAGCTGCTCTCAAGCAAGCTGAACTGGAGTGTCGCCAGAAGCAACAGCAAGCTGTCGCTAGATCAGCCACGTGTCGCTGTCTCGG TGAGGTCAACCGAGTTGTTGATGTAACGACTCAGACCCCTGAAATGATCAACTGTCAAAAGCTGATAGAATTCTGTGAACGCTTGAGCAAGGCTCTCGGTGATGACCGGGCTGCACAGCGGCAGAAAAAG aaaaaGATCAGCTATACTACAGACATCCTTGCCCAGTTTGTCTCTATAAATGTCTGTCCACCGATGACTGTTGCTCAAGCATCCACATGTCTCCCAGTTCTTCAACAGAAATTAACAGACTTGAAGCAACTACATTGTACAGTAATCACCGAGGAGCCTGTCGAGAATGAATCTAAGAACGACCCTTCTGTTGCTGCTATACCTGCCATCGAGCTAGAGACTGTACCCTCCAGTACCGAAGAGATTGGACATACGGATATTGCTTCCGATGATGACGACGGGATATTGGCTGAACACCCGGATGACCAGAGTGATAGGTCTTCTCTGAGCAAGCAGCTTTCTACAGCTAGTGATGAGGATACCATAGAGTCCATGAAATACAAAATGAACCTGTTGGACAGCCTGTTTATCATAGCTGATCAGAAAGCTGAAGACAGCTCTATtgcataa